One Desulfobulbus oligotrophicus DNA segment encodes these proteins:
- a CDS encoding murein hydrolase activator EnvC family protein: protein MLRCLTIACVFFLLSMPSFVLPETDEESPSSNVITIGRLRQEMAVHQEKIDLVDEQERSLLDELAALDKKIDQQKTKIQTLQIKIDEQKEIIAEKEQELTTINKKNESLQQHLLKRLRSFYLLGQTGSLSIVFSKNTLPDLMLSNDAFRFLSTYDQTVFAQYRANVVALTQVKQARELERTVQEHFLQDTATENELLQQIVTEKNELLQRTQTEKELYQQAVREMKKAEASLLTTLTQDSPALEKNRGGFLTQKKKLPPPVWGKIIRYFHEPTTDEDTTFINGITIQPSEQSEVFAVDNGEVIYSGYMSGYGRMVVIEHTQNYYSITSGLEDIRVLEGDVIRQGQIIGTSTDSAGLFGEGLYFEIRHGAQPENPLDWIKPGTLVNR from the coding sequence ATGCTTCGCTGCCTCACGATTGCCTGTGTCTTTTTTCTCCTGAGCATGCCATCCTTTGTCTTGCCCGAAACAGACGAAGAGTCTCCATCAAGCAATGTCATAACCATCGGCAGACTTCGCCAGGAAATGGCCGTCCACCAGGAAAAAATCGATCTGGTCGACGAACAGGAGCGTTCGTTACTTGACGAACTGGCTGCACTGGACAAAAAAATAGATCAACAGAAGACAAAAATACAAACACTGCAAATAAAGATTGATGAACAGAAGGAGATCATTGCTGAGAAGGAACAGGAACTGACTACAATCAACAAAAAAAATGAGTCCTTACAGCAACATCTACTAAAACGTCTTCGATCCTTTTACCTCCTCGGTCAAACCGGATCCCTCAGTATTGTGTTTTCTAAAAACACGCTGCCCGATCTGATGCTCAGCAACGATGCGTTTCGTTTTCTGTCCACGTACGACCAAACGGTGTTTGCACAGTATCGTGCCAATGTTGTCGCTCTCACACAGGTCAAACAGGCCCGGGAACTTGAACGAACGGTTCAGGAGCACTTCCTTCAGGATACCGCCACTGAAAACGAGTTGTTACAACAGATCGTTACAGAAAAAAATGAGCTGCTGCAGCGAACACAAACCGAAAAAGAACTGTATCAGCAGGCAGTGCGAGAAATGAAAAAGGCGGAAGCATCTCTGCTTACCACGCTAACTCAAGACAGTCCGGCGCTGGAAAAGAACCGTGGTGGTTTTCTGACACAAAAAAAGAAATTGCCGCCACCTGTCTGGGGAAAGATCATCCGATACTTTCATGAACCGACAACAGACGAGGACACTACATTTATTAACGGGATCACTATTCAGCCCTCCGAACAATCTGAGGTTTTCGCTGTGGATAACGGAGAGGTTATTTACTCGGGATATATGAGCGGGTACGGCAGAATGGTGGTAATCGAACATACCCAGAATTACTACTCCATCACCTCCGGACTGGAGGATATCCGGGTTCTTGAAGGCGACGTCATCAGGCAGGGACAGATTATTGGGACGAGCACAGACAGCGCCGGGTTATTTGGTGAAGGTCTGTACTTTGAAATCCGTCATGGTGCCCAACCGGAGAATCCACTGGACTGGATCAAACCCGGCACGCTTGTGAACCGGTGA